In the Triticum aestivum cultivar Chinese Spring chromosome 2B, IWGSC CS RefSeq v2.1, whole genome shotgun sequence genome, GTGTTGCGTGCGGTCGTGAGGAGACGAACCTGCATAGGTTTTGGGGCTGCTATCATTCTGTCAAGTTTTGGAAGATAATGCATTCGGAGTTGGGAGTACCGGTGGCGATCCCACCGGATTCAGTTCGCTCCCAGAGTGCGTTGTCAAGATGGTTGCTTTCGTGGTTTGCGGAGGCCTCAGATGATGAGCGAGCTGTTATGGTACAAGGCACGTACGCGTTGTGGCTTGCGAGGAACAACACACGCGATGGCCAGGAGATTGAAGAAGCGGATTCCATTGCACAACGGGTCTTTAGCTTGATGACGGAGTGGCAGGCTATCCATGGATGGAAGGCCAAGCAAGTCAGGCCAAGGGCAAAGGAAAAGTGGAAACCCCCGGCGGAGGGGTGGATCAAGGTCAATGTGGATGGTGCAACAACTAAGGGAGGAGAGATAGGAGGAGCAGGGATGATCTTTAGAAACAATGTAGGCGCATACCTGGGCGGTGCATGTCATGTCCTCCCACTGGGGAGTGACCCGGAGAGGAGTGAGCTCCTGGCATGCCGGAGAGCTGCCCAGATGGCCAGCGACTTAAACATCGCAAACTTACACATAGAGACGGACTGCAAGGCAATTGTTGGCAAGCTCCAGAACACGCAGAAAGATCTCTCACCTTTGGGGCCTATCGTGGAGGAAGTCAGACAGTTGTTTAAGGGAGAACTGGAAGATTTCTTGGGTGAGGCGGGAAGCCAATGGTGCTGCACACTCGCTAGCCAAGGAAGCTGTAACGAATAAAATTTGCAAGGTGTGGCTGCATGCCCCAGATTTTATTTTGCACGTTGTAGCAGACGAGATCCCCATGTGGGAACATTGAATAAAGTTTGAGTGATTTTCAAAAAAAAAGCCAGAAACTTCTGTCTCGCCGAACCTTTTTCCTACGGGAGTTTGCCGCGAGTTTGCCAAACTTGTCGTCCTGGGCCCACCACTTTCTTTGCGTGGGACCCACTGTCATTTACCTAGTCCAATATGAGTAGCGAGGTACCCTATAAAAAAAAGAGTAGCGAGGAGGGAGACCAGTCCACGAACGCCCTAGTCAACACGGAGCCCGCCATGGTCAACGGACGCGTCTCCATCGCCCCGAAACCCAAACCGAAACGCACTCCTCGAGTCCACCAGTCCAAGTCCACCTCACCCTAATCCCCCAGATCCACCCCCCCTAGATCGCATCCCAGCCGTCTGTCCAACGCTAACCCCTCTCCCGGAAGCTAAAACCCAGCGCAACAAATCAAATTTAACCCAGGTCGCGCACAAATCCGCCGCGCACGCACACAACCTCcatctcttcccccccccccccccccctcctctccctcccgcagaaCCCTAGCTCTCCACAAGCCTCTTcgtcggcgatggcggcggctgaGAACGCCGGGGACGTGGCGGCGGGGGAGAGCCGCAAGCTGTTCGTGGGTGGCATCCCGTCCTCAGCGCAGGAGACGGAGCTGCGGGGCCACTTTGCCCGCTTCGGTGCGGTGCGCTCAATCGTCGTGATGCGGGACAAGGAGTCGGGCCACGGCCGCGGGTTCGGGTTCGTCGAGTTCGAGGACGAAGAAGCGGCCGCCAAGGCGCTCGGTGACGGGGAGAGGCCCAAGCACTTCATCTGCGGCCGACTGGTGAGTTCCCTCGATCTCCTTCTTCTTGAGCGTCCAAGACAAAGGTTGGAAGTTGATTTTAGTTTGTGGATACTCACTAGTATTTACGAACTTGGGTAGGCCATTATTTGATCTGGTAATGCGTGCTCTCATGCCTGGGCAAATTGATTGGATTATTACTTGTACTGTCGCGGGCTCACCTTGTTAAACTGCCGTGCAATGTAGGAGTACGACATTTTTTTTTTGCAATATCTGAATTGGTCCCTAGAGATTTTTTGTACTAGGGTGTCGATATTCATTAGTTACTCAGTTTTGTGTTTTTTTTCGTGCAGGTCGACGTTAAGAGGGCGCGTGCTAGACCTCCGCGGAACTTGGGCGAGCAACCTGTGCATCAGCATCAGCATCAGCATCAGCTGGAACAGGGTCCGGTTCAGGGTCACCAAGACGCTGGGGACAGTACCGGGGCCAGTAGTGACAGTATGAGCTATGCTTCAAAGAAGGTATTCATTGGTGGTTTGCGTGACAACATCACAGAGGAGGAGTTCAGAGCTTACTTTGAGGCGTTTGGCACTGTAACAGATGTTGTTGTGATATACGACAGCCTGACAAGCAGGTCAAGGGGTTTTGGTTTTGTCACCTTTGATTCTGAGGAAGCTGTGAGAAAGGTGATGAGGCAAAGCTTTCATGACTTGAAAGGGACAAGGGTGGAAGCAAAGATCGCTATCCCCAAGGATGCTCAGTATTACCGTAATGGCCGAGGTCGTGGCTCAAGAACCTTTGGTGGAAGGGGTCCTGTTGGCTTTGATGGTTCAACATACCAACCGTACAATAACCGACATGGTTTCTACAATGGCTATATGCCACAACCTGTTCCCACACATCCCTACTATCATGGCCTCTATTTTGGTATGGGAGGCAATCCCTATGCAAATGCATATCCAAACCATGCAGTCATGGCAAATGTTCCAAACATGGTGGCAAGGCGTCCAGTATATAGCCCATATCCCCCAATGTATCCTGGCTATGGTTTTGCATACAGAAGTGGTTATGCGGGTGCTGCGCCTTCTGTTCCGTATGGCGTTAATGGTGGCAGGGATTACATGAATGACCAAGACTCTATGGATGTACAAGAACTTGACAGCGCTGCTACCATTGCTACAAAGTTTGAATACATGAAGCTAGGTTCACAATGACGTTCTGGTAAGTTACTTGTACTATTATTAGCCAGCCTGGTTTTAATCTTTACTCTTAACTCTGATGCAGCACATTACATGTATTCTTGTTATGTGGAACTGCAGCAGTTACTCATTGATTTGGTTAGTATCGTTTATaacttagggccagttcttttggcaacttaaaaaataagccgccgCCTCCCCATCTTTTTCCACAAGCCAACTCTCTTATTCATTGGGGCTTCTAAACTAGTTATGGGATAACTAATTTAGAAGTCTCAACAAATTTAGAGGGCGCCTTTTTTTTAAAGCTGGAGAGAGGCAACTTAATTTTTAagccgcccaaaagaactggcctttAGTGTGAGATCTTTGAATCTGTGTAGGCTATCATGTTTATTCATTGTTTTTTTGTAAAAAGAATTTGGGAACACATAATAATCCAAATTATGTAGGGAGCTGTTAAATGTGGTCATCTTCCAATGAACAGTTCTGGTTAGTTATTCAATTTGAATAATGGATAGTTAATTTAACTACTTGAACGTTTGAAAAACCTGCACTGATCAATTATGATGTTTTAGGCTATCTCATGAAAAATTCTTAATCCAagttactccctctattcctataGACAAGGCGGGAAACTTTTCTCCTAGCATTCTTACTAAGGAGGCCACACTTCTATTTTTTCAACTAGTCCGTCTAATATACCTCTTCACGCCGCACTCTACTCCTCAAAGATGCTGGGCTGCTGGCCTTAATTGCATTGTTAAGTGCTCACCTTGTCTTGCTATTACTAATGGTCAGTGCCAACCTGTGTAGAGCTAGCTGCCTCTGATTGGTCATGCATGGGCTCAGCAATAACACTTACTCAGAATGGCTAATGAATGCAGCCTGCAAGCGCGGCTAGCAAGAATAATGATGTTCGTGGTGTCTTAATAACTAATAACTGCTTAGAGTGTGATCTACCAGGGGCAAAAGGGTCCAAAACTTTTAAACGCGTAGCTGTCTTGACTTTGCAGAAAAAGTTTCACTCCTTTCTAGGAATGGAGTGAGTATTTGATATGTTTCCTTTTAATTGTTTATTTATCCTCGTCTACCTATTTGGTATATCATTGTAAGTAAAAACAGGTATCCACAAAAATAAATTTaggcactactccctccgtctcttaAAAGAAGGCCTATAATTTTTTTTCTGAAGTCAATTGgtgcaaagtttgaccaagtttgtagaaaaaaCTATCCAGAACTGTGATATCAAATTGATGCCATTAGTTACATAACAAAgcatattttcatattatatctaTTTAGTATTTTAAGTGTTGATAGTTTtccctataaacttggtcaaactatgCACTGTTTGACTTTTGAAAATTATAGGCCCTCTTGACTCTTgagagacggagggagtactatttattgCATTTCATGCTCTTTATTTGAATAATCTAATAATCATTGCATGTAAAATGCAGCATGAATGTATGATTTTTATAGATTGCTTTGCATATAGGCATATGATAAAATCAACCATTTTGTAATCATTTTTTTATCtatactccctccgtaccaaaatacttgtcatggttttagttcaaatttgaactaaaaccacgacaattattttggaatggaaggAGTACATTGGATTTGTTAGATGGAGAgatggggtggggggagggggttggggggggggggggggtgggttaaGCTTCAATTCAATCCTtgaaatagaagttcttggaatgaGTTTCTTAGAGTACCCGGTTCAACATCAATCCTCTATTGAAACAAATGGTCTTCTGTTTCTTTTGTTCTGTGTCAGTCACTcctgaatactccctccgtccggaaatacttgtcctagaaatggataagtctagatacatccatttctaggacaagtatttccggacggagggagtatgatttacTACCATTTGGTAATTTGATAAAATAGTGACATGTTATGTTAGCATCAACACATCACTAGTTGGAAATCAAGGTCAAGAACTATTATAACTTCATAAGTTGTGATTTCATTTGACTGAACCCGTCAATGGTCAACTGAACAGATAAACACGATATTCTGTAGTTTCAACTGTTGTTTATTGGTGAAATGGCAATTGGTTGACTATATGCCTGTAGGAATTGATTGAATTATACGTGACTTGAGACTTGAGATATGATTTGTTCCATTGTCATCTGTGCTTACATTTCATAGTTtccaagatactccctccgttcctaaatacaagtcttttttagagattccaatatagactacatacggagcaaaatgagtgaatctacactctaaactatgtctatatacatccgtatgtagttcatattgaaatctctaaaaagacttatatttaggaacggggtgAGTATTTTTTTTCCAGATATTGCAGGCCTGTGCTACAATTGTTTGTATTTGCACTGTGTGCGATGTATGGTCGTACCCTTAACTTGCTTGATAGTTCATGGGATATGGCAATATGTTTTCCTGCATTTATGCCAATTcactttttatttcttttgtgcttaaATTAGTATGCAGCCTTGTTGAAATAACCTTAAAACAAAAAAGGTTGTCAGCATGTGATATTAGCCATGTGCCTGTTAGCAACCAAAAACTGTTAGTACGTGGATTCATGTTTGTTCAGAACTTCCCAAGGTTCTTTTTTGTAATTCTCTGTCGCAATTATGAAAGCACTGTCTAAAATATGCTGTCTTGGCTAGCTATTCATGCAGTTTTAGTTACGTGGAATTAGTGACTTGCATAAAATGTGCACATACCTAGAGGCACAAAATTTCCAATAAAGGCCAAGCTTGCCCATGCGCACAGACCTAGAGGCACAAGATTATGGTTTTTTAAATGGCGGTTGATGCCCATGATAAATGACATGTACAGTTACTCGACCTTTTTtaccatgaagaagatgaacataCGGTGTGAAAGTATGGAATTACTCTGTACTtgtataatactccctctgtttttatttactccacgtattagctttgtcttaagtcaaatttataaactttgactaagtttataggaaAATTTATTAACATCTTCAATGCCATTAGATTTATCATTTAATATATTTTTGCATcgcatatacttcctccgttcgcaaatataaaatgttctaacttttttgtgaATCGGATGTTTATAGgcacgttttagtgtgtttgtttactcatttcagtccgtatgtaggtcatataaatatattgaaatatccaaaacatcttatatttgtgaacggaggtagTACTTGTTATTGTAAATGTTCATTCATATTATTTCCCATAAAGTTTGACTTACAACGaagctaatatgcagagtaaataaaaacaaagggagtactTTGTACTGAACTCTTTAAATTTCTGGCATAAACTAACTGTTCAACATGTTTGCTTTTGTAAACTCAGTTGCCTTCTGCTTATTCTCATGACTAATTTTTTTCTCTTGAATGTGTAAATTCAATAGTTATTTTTTTTAGAAGATTCTAGTGAAGCTTAAAACTAAATGAAATGCAATCATAAACGAGGATATATTTATTTTTAGTCTTGTGCTTGCCGGTTCGTCCATAATCACTGTACTGAAACAATGTTCTCTTAAATAATTGCCCCCATGATCGTATCTTTTTTAATCAGGTTTGGCTGATATCAAAATAGATTTCAAAGGTTGCATCTTTTCTTTTGTTAGCAGGGCAAATATTTCTACACTGATGACAGCGGGAAGTCGCAACTGTGAAGACATGAGCTGAGATTCTTTGGTTGACAAGTACATCATTGGAAATTATCAACTTACCCCCATTCCTTGTTTCAACTGCATGTAGACTGAAAACATTCAAGTTTCAACTGGCTGTTGAGCTCACATGCCTTGTACCAATGCTTAAATCCTTTTAATGTATCAGAATCAGAACATTTGATGTCGTGCAGTCTCGGTTCTGTATGGGTGCTGGCATGTATGTAACCGGCGCCACGATCAATTGTTGTGCAGTGCCTTTATTGTTGGTTGTTGGGTAGCAAACTGGATCCACGTGGTCCATCTGCTATCTTCATTCATATCCGGCAGATACATTGATGTCCCGAATGTGCAAAAGAGGGGTGTTTCTGTCAAGCTCACTTGCTCTGTTTGATGTGTAATGTGCGAGAGGGAGATGACTAGAGGAGAGTGACAAGATGCTTGCTACTAGATGCACTTGTACCAGCTACTACCACTACTATAAGTTGTAGGTTTCTTGTAGGCCCACAGAAGAAGGCTAGGGAAACAAAAGACCCAGCCAGGGGAGGAAGCAGTGACCCCTTGTCATTCTCTGTCCCTCTAGCTCTAGGCCTTGTCCTGAAGTCCTTCTCTCCGCATCACATGTTGCTATCGAATCATACATACCCCATGGCAGGTTCATAGGAGCAGCATGTAGGATTGGACGGGTTGATGGATGAATGCTGCTTTAAGATGGAAAAGATGGGAGGGATGCTTGATGAGTTTGATAGATGTATGACACCATAATGTCAATCTATATTTTTGGGGGGTTTGGTTTGGTCTTTGGTGTTGCCCTGTTGAGATGACCTTTTGGTTAGTTTCTAATTTTTCTTTCGTTGGGGACAAGTTTAGTAGTACTTGCAGAGGTGAAGCTTCTTTGTAGGAGGGAGCCCCTTGGACACGTCCCACCCAAAAACCTCTGGTTTCATCACTTCAAAGGTTAATATTCCCTCTTCTTTTGATGCCAGTTTGGTAGGGCCAGTTTTAATTGAAGATAGTGTTTGTGACTTGTGAGAGAAAAGATATGGGGAGcaatgttttttgttttgttctcCATGCAGGGCAGCTGCATCAATCTTTTCAGAGGCTGTAGGGTTAAGCTGAGCAGCAATGGCAAATGCGATTGCCTTTACTTTCTTGAGAGAGAATGTGCACCCATTAACTAAGGGCATCGAGTATTACTGGCAGTGACAGGTGATCCAAGATAGCTTTTGTACATTTTGAGAATGTAAGAAAGTAGTTTTGACTGCTGTTGTTAGCCTCAAGGTCCACACCAATGTTTGTTTACAAACCTTTTTATCATTGAAAGGTAGTATATGAGACGCTGAAAGACTCCCAACAAACATTATTAGCACTTGTCAGAGCACAAAATAAAAGTCTTACCGCTGGTGCTTTTACCTAGCAAGTCTTGATCACAGTTTGTGCTTTTATAAAAGGCTCCTATTACTGGTTTAAAGATGCCGGCAATATGGTCAGTACTCAGGAGCATGCTATTCATGGAAAATCATGATAAGTTCACTTTAGTCCGTTTGTTAGGATGGTGATCCCAGGTAGGATGATTTCTTCTTTTGACGGGATTCAACAAGATTCGCATATACAGTTCTGTCGGATTCATTTTCTAAAGGATTGGTTCTACCGGATTTTGAGAAGTGCATGCATGTCATGTTCCCTCTGTAAAACTAATATATGaccatttagatcactacttgATCTAAatggtcttatattagtttacagagggagtacatacatACAAATAGAATGAACAATGTGACTATGAAATACATTGGAGGTCTATGTGGAAGCAGGAAAAAAAAACTATGGACCTTCCACTGTTCGAGATAGAGACGCATCAGGTAGAAGGTACACTGCTAGCTACATATAGGTGGTGGCATGGTGCATACACAACAATGGTGGAGACAGAGACCAGGTCTCTTCTAGTTTCAGATGAATTAATAAACCATGCATGCATGGTAGCAAGTGAGCCATGCACAGCCATCAGCCATGTTACATTTTCCAGTGAAATATCATGTGTCCATGCAGATGCATGGTGcccctgctgctgctgttgctgctgctgctgccactcttATCTCCATCAGCATCCAGCATGCAGCAGCATCTTTTGAGCAGTATATATACACAGTTTTTGTCCTCAACTAGAAACTCTGCAAGCCTGCTAGCAAATTAATTGACGAATGTACAAGGCTAACCTACTGTTTCTCCTTGGCAGCTTCAAAAAGGAAAAATGATGGTTttttctctctctccttctcttgTTCAAAGCTCAGAAGAAAATGAAATTTTGAACAACTAGCAATCTAGCAATAGCTCCTTTTCTTCAACTTCTGCCATCTTCTAGTCATATATGCGTGCATATATATGGGTCCTAGCTAAATCATTTTACAAGGGAAACCTAATGTTTCTCCTTGGCAGCTCCAGACAAAATCTAcatttttccattttctttctcaTAAAAAGAACATAAATAAATTTTGAGCAACCTGAGATGttcttcttttaattttttttgcctGGTTTTGACCATGTTTGTATACCCGGAAAAAATGTTTATATAGCAAAAAGTATTCATAAATGAGCACTCATTGGATAGAAAAGAAGGTACCAGCTATATTTTCCATTTTAGGCATCCTTTGGTTTGTAAACATTttataggaattctataggatatgATTCCTAtacgattttttttccttttgagccATTCGGTTtctaggaatggattcctattacTATGGAGGATTGGTCCATATCCTTCACTTTTGAAAGGTAAAAAAAACATTAGCTCAAACCTAATGGAAAAATTCTTATcctatgaactactccctccgtaacaaaatataagatcgtttagatcactaatACAGAGGGATTAAATGACATCTTCTTTCCTATGAACCAAAAAAGGCCTGAATCTTGCttgattcatactccctccgtttcaaaatagatgactcaactttatactaactttatactaaagttagtacaaagttgagtcatctattttgaaacggagggagtacaagtctaATCCATGAACAGCAAAAGAACTCGGAGATGGTTCATCAGTGGGTAGGACATGCAGGAAGGAAATGGTACACAAAATTGAACTGCCATCAAATCAGCTTTGCATGCGGAATATATTTGGTGCTGAAATTCAGAGCCTCAGAAATTGTGGGGTATCTTGGTTGAGAGTGCTTGGCAGGAGAACAGGATCTAGTGGCATGGGAACTAGTCCTCTCTCTGTAGGCCATTCTTCTATCTCTCCCTCACTCTCTTGAGGGTTCTGAATTAAAAAATAAGTACGTGCATATACAACAAGAGATGGAAATTATAATTAGAAGGACAGTGAAATGTAAAATGAAGTTAGGAAAGAGCTCCTAGTACTAGCATAAGGAATAACCAAAGTGAGTTTATCTTAATGCATTACCTAGGGGAGAGGGTAAAAAGATCTCTGCTCCTTTGacattcatctctctctctctctctctctctctctctctgtgtgtgtgtgtgtgtgtgtgtgtgtgtgtgtgtggggctGCCTTGTTTCCTGCCATCTTTTATCAGAGTGGGGAATGTGGAGGCATGCATTGCACAGTGCTGGGGTAGTGTGTCCATTATCCACCCTTTGCAAGCAGGACGAACGACATGCCACTTTGCTCTTCCCTGAACAAGTTGgacgatttttttaatttttttttgccaGAATTGGGGCTCTTAGGCATGTCCATTTATGCTTAACCCTAACCCCTCGTCCAGTTCCATCGCCCACTAGCGTGTTGCCATCTGCGTATGTACTCCTCTCCTGTCACGCATCATGCATTAGATTGTCTCCCCTTTTTACCGACCGAGCTTGTCATTCATTTTTAAAATGAAGTTCAGGCCCGAAAGTTCAGAATCTGAAATGGATTTGCCTCACGAGATGTTGAGTCGCTTTGTTATATGGGCAGGACATAATTTTCACTAGAAATACATCCCCACATGAACAAATTGAATGTAATGTTCCTTCCTTGTAGCATGTCAGCTGTCTGTGCATGGACCACGCACACATATGTACAACAATGATCTGCGAGGTGCATGTGGCATGATCAGGTTTCAGGCCAGGCAAAGCCCCAAGAAAACATGGTTTGCATGCATAATCACGGCAGGCATGAGCATCTGGCGAGCTCTCAGCTGCTAGCTGCTAGCCGCTGCAAAGTATGCAGATGCAGAATGCAGTGGTAGCCCAGGCACACAGAGACTCGCAGCAGCATGTAGCTACCTATAGCTAAGCTAGCTAGCCACCATTTGTGTGTCTCAGTTTGCGTTTGTGGTCTGGAACCCTGATCAAGTCTGGTCTGAATTAAGTTGGCCAGCTCATGCAAAGGACACCATTGGACACCACTGGCCATATTCATATTTTGGATGGCGACCCCTCATCCATGCAGCAGCCCTTTCCAAATCAAAAAAATCCATGCAGCAGCCAGCAGCTCACACAATTGCTAGTACAGATATATTTTTATGATCGAGGACAACAACTTGCTAGTATAGCTAGAAGGAAAGTTagctatttttttttaaaaaaatcactaaAATGAGCTAGCTAGCTGTTGCATTGCTTCCTTGTTGATCTGGGGGCAatcggttttttttttaaaaacaaaatTCCAACTTTATTCATTTGTAATAATTAGTACATCGTCTGTGAGAAACATTACAATTTCGTTTAAAGACTCCTCAAACCAATCAGAAGTCAaagaaaatctagctaatctagcaAACTCATGAGCTAATTTATTTGCTTTCCTATTACAATGCTCAAATCTAACCGTAACGAAATCACAGGCACAATGAAAACAATCTTCGAAGATTGCTGCCGCCGCACACGCCGACTGCCCTCCATCATTCATAGACTCAATCACCTCCATATTATCCGAATTTACGATAATGCGATTGCATCCCGCCCTTTGCGCCAAAGTTAGACCAAATTTGAGAGCTCTAGCCTCCGCCATCAACACATCCGCGCAAAAATCTATTCTCTCGTTCCCTCCGGCAATTAACCTACCTCTGTCATCTCTAAGGACTGCTCCCATTGTACCCCTGAGAAGGTCGtgatcaaaagaagcatcaacGTTAAGTTTAACAAAACCTCTTGGAGGGCAAGAGCAACTCTCCTTTTTCACATACGCCTTGGGGGATAATGCATTAACAAAATTTGTGGTAAGGGCAACAATCCCCATTGAAATCTGCGTTACATTTTGTATTTTCTCATTGTGAACCAACTTTCGTCTTTCCCACCATAGGTACCATGCTGAGATAGCAATCACCTCACGCACATTGTGGCAACCCAATATCCACAAATCTTGAT is a window encoding:
- the LOC123045060 gene encoding heterogeneous nuclear ribonucleoprotein 1 encodes the protein MAAAENAGDVAAGESRKLFVGGIPSSAQETELRGHFARFGAVRSIVVMRDKESGHGRGFGFVEFEDEEAAAKALGDGERPKHFICGRLVDVKRARARPPRNLGEQPVHQHQHQHQLEQGPVQGHQDAGDSTGASSDSMSYASKKVFIGGLRDNITEEEFRAYFEAFGTVTDVVVIYDSLTSRSRGFGFVTFDSEEAVRKVMRQSFHDLKGTRVEAKIAIPKDAQYYRNGRGRGSRTFGGRGPVGFDGSTYQPYNNRHGFYNGYMPQPVPTHPYYHGLYFGMGGNPYANAYPNHAVMANVPNMVARRPVYSPYPPMYPGYGFAYRSGYAGAAPSVPYGVNGGRDYMNDQDSMDVQELDSAATIATKFEYMKLGSQ